The proteins below are encoded in one region of Drosophila miranda strain MSH22 unplaced genomic scaffold, D.miranda_PacBio2.1 Contig_AX12_pilon, whole genome shotgun sequence:
- the LOC117195241 gene encoding inner centromere protein-like: protein MGHAARATDDEGKVTHKRPPAPTWSRSHVRGEAIAMQSHCPTDVIDSFFSVAPTTPDLKLIFPNIDPSQLQRNSSVLWSTPPRYSELPKY, encoded by the exons ATGGGACATGCTGCACGAGCCACCGATGACGAGGGCAAGGTCACCCACAAGCGTCCGCCAGCACCCACCTGGAGTCGCA GCCATGTACGCGGCGAAGCGATTGCCATGCAGAGCCACTGTCCCACCGATGTCATCGACAGCTTCTTCTCGGTGGCCCCCACCACTCCGGACCTGAAACTGATTTTCCCCAACATCGATCCCAGCCAGCTGCAGCGCAACTCCAGCGTGCTCTGGTCCACGCCCCCACGCTACTCGGAGCTCCCAAAATACTAG